The genome window CACAAtcagaaaatatctttgtttatAGTCTCAGTCTTCCTGCCCTACTTCTTTACAATGCAAACTCCACAAGGACTGGGACTTGGCTGTCTTTAATCACTAGATTCCCTATCTCCAATGCCTAGAACAGGGCTGCCAAATAGTAACCTCCAAAACAAACTTGAAGAATGAATAATTAATCATGGGGAAGGGATATCATCTAAAATTCTAGCATTATTTACCAATCCAAGCATTATTTACCAAGATAACTTTGATTTGCCTATTTGAGTAAGACAGGTTTAAATAACGCTCTGAGACTTCACAACAcgtcaaataaaataaactcataaGGAACAAACTGAGAAACTCCTTTTCAAATAAGCTTTCAAATACTCAAAATTAGCTTTTAACCTATACTCCGTGCAATTACATTCCATCTTAAGTTGACAAGgttctcttaatttttaactcatttatGGTTTTTATCAgtcatttaattaacaaatacttattactTCCCAACTCTGTGAAGGGCAttatgcagtcaaatgctctaccactgagctatacccccatgTGAAGGGCATTATGGGTAATTAACCAAAGACCTTGCCCTGACAAAGCTTAgaaatcaacagaagaatggcATGACCACAGTTATACTTTGGGAGGATTAACTTCATCTCAGTGTTTTATTTGACTGGAGGCAGAGAGACCGGTTAGTTAGAAGGCTATTCTAGTTAGAAGGCTATTCGGTAATTAGCTCAAGACAGAGATAAATGGAGGGTCTGAATTGGGACAGTGattaaaataaaccaataaatataaaataaaaaataatgcaagatAGAAATGGCAAATGCTCTATGCTTTTAAATCTCTTAAGAGTTCCAAATGGAATATTATCAGTGCTAAAACACTTACTTTCTTAATTACAGGTGAAGGACAACCAGGGAGaacaaatgttttcattctttctttttttcaaatgcttcatTCTTGCACATAACATTATTAAGTGGTCACCTATCACCATATTACAGATGAGTAATTTGTCAGATTAGACAAAAATATCTGAGTGTTTAAGAACTATATTTTTGTACCTAGAGCTTACCACCAGACTAACTAGTTAACAACGTTACCTTTTGgatttcagctctgatttctAAAATCAAACGTTGACAACTCAAAAACTTAGTATGTAACTATTTCTCAGACTAAACTGGGAGCACTGGACTATAAGCCATGAGTCCtgaggaagatttaaaaattttatattttcattttgataatatGTCTTAAAGTATATTCTGGATCATCTGAACAACCACCTCATATGCACAATCAATGGTACTAGAATAAgggtgggtttaaaaaaaaaaaggcacagaagggTCTTATAAggtaaatgatatatttatgcCAAGTGAAAGCCAAACCATCTGTGAGTTAAGGAGGAAAGTTTTGCAGCATTCAAATGCACAAAAGTGGTGTAGAAATTGGATTATTACaggatatatagtatataaaaaaaCTGCACCTTGCGAAGGCAGGCAATAGTGTATTTTCTATGCAAAGAGTTTGTTTCAGCAAAGCAACATCATCCATTATcctatatttaatttgttttactggcgctttatagttttgtttatattttatttacaagtctacctgtgttttatatttacataaaagcaATAGACGTAAGCAATTTATACTATATACatccaaaaattaaatattttaataaaactatttaGGCCAATGTAAGGacccataatattttttttccctttaaaagggGGTACTGTATATATTACTCATGCTTAAGACTAACATGgtgtacaggggtgcctgggtggctcaatggggtaAGCCATTGAGCCAGGTAAGGTAAGGTAAGGTAAGCCTTTGGCAtcgcagtgggctctctgctcagcggggagcctactccctctggcccccctcctacttgtgatctgtcaaataaataaaatcttaaaaaacaagcaaaaaaagacTAACATGGTAGACAAAACATGGGGATTCAAATCAGATCCATTTCCAAATGTTGGCTCTTCTAGTTGTTTAACATGGAACCCTAAAACAGTCATCTCACCAAGCCTCCATTTACTTGCAAGGCTACTATGAAAAATAGTTATGTTGTACACTAGAActcaaatgaaaattcttttcctctttctccatctaaACAGAATTAGCTTTTTATGACCTTAGACTATCAAAACAATAGGGCTTACGATCTTGTCATCTTCCGTGTCCCTCCATGGAACTATTAATCTGGCATATACCATGCAGACTACACCTTCCGTGTCTCCTTCTCACTACAACCAAGAATGTCTGAATCTCCAAAGTCTAAAACCTGGTGTGGTACTTTTACCTCCATGTCCTCTAACCTACACCACATTCTCCATAAAAGCCGCAGAATTGAACTCCCTTGAGGACATCTCTGAGGCGGTTATTCTCCTACTTTGAAAATCTTCTGGAACTCTCAAGGCCTTCTGCATTGCAGCTCGACCCAACCCATCCTTCCAACTTTACCTCCCAACTCCTAAACTGGAAGTTTGCGGAGGCCCGTCCTGTCCCTGGCACAGTATATGGCACATAAGACATACTCAACAgtaacaaagaattaaaatctgtAATGCTCCTCTTCCCCAAAAAAGACCTTATGCTGTCTCTGCCGGCATAAGTCTTCGTTTCTTTCTAACACACTTTCTAATTACCAACAGACAATCGTTCTAACCGCGACAATCTGAAAACTGGCCTTTAAAGACAATCACAAAGAATCACCAAAAAAGACAACAGTcctctgtgattaaaaaaaaaaaaaaaaagccaacaaaacaTTTTACTCTCCTTCACGTTAATTACTTTGCCAATTCTGCGTGTCACCACGAACTTCGAAGCCGGCTGACACGGACCCACCGCGGCACCATGAAAGCCGTCGGAACAGAACCGAACCGAACCCAAGCCCGGCTGGGTAACGTCTCACAAACCGCGAACCGGCGCTTCCGAGGCCCTCCCCGCGACGCCCCCACAACCGTTCGGTCCCTCACTCTCCCAGCGCGTGAAAGCCCCTGCGCGGGCTTCTCCGGACCCGGGAAGGCCGCACCGCACGTCACGCTGACGTCACGTCTCCGTGGGAAACGAGGGCGAGGGCAGCCGCGGCCCCCGCACACTCTCCGGCCGCACTTCCAGTCCGCGCCTCTCGCGCCAGCGACCGAACCTCCCGCGGCGACAGCGGGGGACGCCCGAGGGCCCCGGCGGGGCGACCCGCAGCCCGGCTCCCGCGGGATCTGCCGCACGATCCCAGACACACTCGCGTCTTCAGGGACCCCAACGACATTAAACCGTGGCCATGACCTCCGGCCGCAGAGCCGCTCGGTCCCGCGCGGGAGCTCTCGAGCAAAGCGCCGGCTCGCCCCGTCCTGGGGCACGACAGCGCCCACGACTCCTCTCCGCCAACCCCGCGGCCTCCCCGCTCGCCGCACACGGACGGCAACACGCGGGGGCGCGGCCGCGGCCGGTCCCTCGGACCCCGGAGTCTGCGCGCCGCAGCGCGTGACACGACTCAGTCTCCAAATCCACGaaatgggtgtggggggggggggctgagacGCGACGGACAGTCTCAGCTGTCGTGGGCCGAACGCGGGGGGCAAACGGGTCCCTGCACGGACGACGGAGcaacaggaaaaggaaacatttcgGCGGTGACAACACCCGCGCACACGCTTCCAAACGCGAGCGCCCGCACGCTCCACGGCGCGGGGCTTCAATGCGGGAGAGCCGGTGCCCGCGTCCCGAAGGCAGCACACGGCCCCGCACGGCCGccgcccccccgccgcccccgccgccggcggggggggggggagggcaagTCAGGAAACCGGGTCAGAGCCGGCGGCTCCTCTAGGCCTCGGCGGCCGCCTCGGGTCCGCTCGAGCCCTCCGCCCCCGCAGCCGCGCCGCTGTCAGGACGAGGCTACGGATCCCCCGCGCTCCGGACCCGGCGCTCCCCTCCCGCCGCCCCTGCAGGACAGGGACGCGCTGCGGAGAAGCCTCCGGACGCCCCCTTCTCCTCTACCTCCAGCGGCCGccgcttcctcctccctccgctCCGCCGTGGGGGCTCCGGGAGGTCCCGGGCGACTCGGAGCCCGGCGGGGCTGGCTCTGCCCGCGCTCCGGAGCCCCGGCCGGCCGCGTCGCTCGCCAGCCCGCCCCGGCCGGAGCGCTCCGCGGGcccggggccgccgccgccgccgccgctaaGTCAGGGGCCGGGATTGTATTTCGAAAGATCCGCCATTTTCACCTCGTCATCACCATCGCGCTCGGCGGCTGCCCGGCCGCCccgcccggccgccgccgccgccgccgcgcgagccgccccgccctccccgccctccccgcccccgcggcctccccgccccccccccggcgcccccccccccccgccgcggGCGGgcgcgcccccccgccccggggaggCCGCCCGCCCGGCCCGCCAACCTTCAAACGCGCGGGGAGGCCCACGCGCGCTCGCCGAGACCGCCCGCCCCGCGGCGGAAGGGGGCGCTTCTGCGGGCCCGCGGCGGCCGCAGGGAGGTCGAGCCCCGGGCCCGGCGCGTTTCCGAGCAGCAGAGCCCCCCGGAAGGACAATGAAGAACCCGAAGTCCCTCGTTCTCAGACAAGCAACTTGAGGCGAGGACGACGGGGCGCGCGGCTCCCCGCGGCGCGGACCGACCCTCGGCGCCGGGCACGACGCCGGCGTCCCCCCGCGGCCGCCCTGACCCCAGACCCAGTCCGCGGTCGCGGGCCCGGGCGCTCGTGACGACGCGGCCCAAACCCGCCGCGCTCCGGTTCCGAAAGCGGATCCGAGCCATGCTGCTGGCCCTGCGTCTCGGGTCCCTCCTGGCCGCCGCCGCTCGGACGTGGGGACGCGCTGAGGAGTGACGGCGGCTGAAGCGCGGAAATCGCGCCTCTGCCCTGAATCACCAGCCGGGCGTCCGACGGTCCGTGGGCGGCGGGACCCGAGCCCGCCAGGCGCGTCGGCTCGGGCACAGCGAGTGGCCCCGCACGAGGGCTCGCAGAGCGTCCCCCCGGCTCCGCCCGCCGCGCTGTGGCCCCTGGAGGGCACCAGGGTGTTCATCGTCCCAGGAAGCCCCACGACGCGCGACCCGACGTGCGACGGGACCCGAGTCGGTCCTGTCTGCTGCGTGCGGGAAGCTCCGGCCACGCCGAACCCCCCGCGTGACAGCCCGGGCCCGCCAGCCCGCCCGCGACCGCCGCGCGGGGTTTCACGGCCGAGCACAGGCCTCCACGGTCCTCTGGGCCGGCCGGTGTCCGCGGGGCGAGGGGGCCGCCGGACAGgccgccccaccccctgccgcctCCGGGGCGACGAGCCCGTCCGGGAGCCCGCGGCCCCCCGCCGCGCCCGGCCGCTCCGACCCGGCGTCCCGCTGCCCCCGAGGCCCGCGGTCCCCCGTCTCCAAACTTCACTCCGCCCCCGCCAGCTGTTTACCGTTGCTCGGCCCGGCTCAGGCCGGCCCGCCGCCGGCCCCCGTGCACCTCGGGGTCATTACGACACCGAGCCGGGGGCTTCGCGAGGAAGACGCGCATACAAAGGGCGGAGGAAGAAGGGGCGGCGGGCAGCGAGGGGAGCGGCGCTGGGACGAAATGACACAGCAGCAGAACCGGCTCCCAGGAACCCGGGGCGACAGTCGGCTTCGCGGGCCGCGCAAGGTGCGTGTCAACAGCCGCCGGAACCCGTCCTCCCGCCGGCCGCGAGGGGCGGACGGCCGGGCCAGGGCCGGCCCCGCCGGGTGACAGCCGCCCAGCCGGGCGCCGGCGGGAAGAGGCCGGGCCGGgaggcccccccgccccccgcggccCGAGGAGGCGGCGCGGCGGCCACCAGCCCGCAGGTTCCCGCTCTCCGCCgcgccccgccgcgccccgccgGCGCGGGCTCCCGCAGGGGGCGGTCCGGCGCCCTCCGCCCGCGCCACCACCCGCCGCGGGGGGCCGGCGCCccctgcccgcccgcccgcccagAGGTCCCCACCCCCCGGGCTGACGCTCACCAAAGCCGCCGGCGGCGCCGCCGCCTGCTCCTCGCGCCGCGCTCCCTCGGCTcccagcagcagcggcggcggcggcgcctccGAGACACAGACCCGGGTTTGTTCAAAATCACGCGCCCAGCGCCATTCCACCGCCGCATCCCATAATACGCCGGGCCCTCCCCGCCCGCGCGCCCCTCTCCGCCCGCCCCTCTCctccgccggccccgccccccggcccgcTTCCTTCGCCCCGCCCCTTCCGCGGCGCCTCGGCCCTCCCCGTGGCAACCCGAGCCTCGCGTCGCTGCGCAGGGCGCGGAGCACGCCGCGGCCCCACGTGACTCGGGCTCCGTCGGAGGCGTGGCCGGGACGTTCCACCGGCCGAGCTGCGGGGGGGGCCGGCCGCGCCTCGCCTCTGGCTCGCCCGGCGGGACGCTGGCGCCGCGGCTGAGCTTCCCGCAGCCCCGCCGGGCGGCTGTGCTGGGGGCGTCGGGCGCGCGAACGCCCTCCCTCCGTGTCGGCTTTGCGGGATCTGCGAGCCCGAGGGGACCCGCTCCGCTCGCTCCGGCGGGGACTTGGCGGTCGGCCGCGGGCACGGACGCGTCGAGTCACCTTGTCCGCCTCTGGCTCCCGCGCCGTCCCGCTGCGGACGAGGAGGCGACGCCGAGCGCGAGTCGGGGCAGCCGGCGCCGGGGCAGCGAGCGCGGTGCGGGACGGGCGGCCGGGCGGAGCCGAGTGCGGAGGCCGGCGGGCCCGAAGCGCGTCGTGCGGCCTGCGGTCGCCGGCGTGCGGGACGGAGCCCGGGGCCGCGGCGGACCAGGCCAGACTTCGCCGTCGTGGGGGCGCTTGCTCGGGGGTCAGGCGGTCCGGGGTCGCGCATGGGCGCAGAGCCGGCGGCTGAGGAGAAACGCCGGGTCCGGAGGGCGGTGGGCGGGTGTCCCGCAGCTCCACCGCGCGCACCCGCAGGGTCAGTTCTGCTCTGCGAAGGTCGCCGCCGCGCGTCCCCTGCAAGCTCGTGGCAGGGCAGGCGGCGGGGAACTAGAGCAGGCCTGGCCGCCCGCGGCTCTGCGGCCGGTGCGGGAAAGGGAGGACCTGGGAAGGTGCCCAGGCTTTGTTGGGGATCCCAAGGCGAGTCCGGTTCATGAGGAGCCTGGAGAGCGAGTGGCCGCTGCCGCTACCGTGGCCACCtccaggagaagggagttgagatgGGGGGTCGAACCCTGGCTGGACTCCAGGGAAACTGTCCCAAGAGGGAGAACATTTCTTGGGCTATTCCACAAGGCTAGCGTGACCCGAAATCAAAACTCAGGACAAACAATACCCAGAGGAGGAGAGGAATTCTTCTCTTATGACTTTGTTGCAaggaaaattaagttaaaatatcaaaaacagTGCTGTGGTACTAAACAGAAGTCCTACCATGACAATGTATGGTTTACGTCAATAAGGTTTAACACTAGGAAATCTCAAGTGATTTACTGAAGGAGAAAAGCCAAATGATACTCTCTAGAGATGCACTGTATAGtattcaacagacatttctgaaatttaaaaattcatagtaaactagaaataaaagaatatttctttaaatggatCATGATCATCATCAGAAGACAACAGTAACATCATACCTTAGAGTGACAGGAGGGAAGCATTCACATTAAAGTCAGGGACCCAACAAAGAGGCAGGCCTATAGCAGTGATTAATATTTTCTAGGGTGTGCTAACTAAATGTAATtaagtaaggaaaaagaaaacagaggtttggggcgcctgggtggctcagtgggttaaagcctctgtcttcagctcgggtcgtgatcttggggtcctgggatcgagccccgcatcgggccctctgctcagcagggagcctgcccccccccgccccgcctcctgcctctctgcctacttgtgatctctctctctgtcaaataaataaataaaatctttataaaaaaaaaaaagaaaacaaaggtttgaagactggaaagaaaaaaataaatggttcttattaaaaatattcataaagggacacctaggtggctgagttggtgaagccgctgtctttggctcagatcataatcccagtgtctgggatggagccctacttggcctccctctcccttctcagctgggagtctgtgtctccctctccctctgcccgtccctcCCACTCctaagcactctctctctctcaaataaataaataaaatcttttaaaaagtcatcaagaggggtgcttggatggctcgtttggttaagcaactgactcttgattttggctcaggtctcgatcttagggttctgagactgagccccacctcaAGCTCCCTGGTGGGagtggagcctggttaagattctctttctccccctccccctcccaccccacccgccTTTccctccttaaaaagaaaaaaataataaatcacaaaGAGCTCAGTGTTGGGGTTAATTGCTTAGCCTCTGGACTCAGACTGCCTGGGTCCAAATTCCGGCCCTGCCACTTGGTAGCTacatgatcttgggcaaattactttccatctctgcctcagtttccttatctgtaaattgaGAATAGTGTAGATATCATAAGGTTGTGAAGATTACtgagaaaatatacataaaacaatttgAACAGTGCGTGGCATTTGGTAAATGCGCAATGACCAAAAACCATTAATAATGAAAgctataataaagaataaaatataacctaattttttaccttttcaaggatgtggagaaaggggaaccctcctacactgttggtgggaatacaagctagtgcagccactctggaagacagcatggaggttcctcaaaaagttgaaaatagaactaccctatgacccagcaatcacactactgagtatttaaaccaaagatacaaacgtagtgatctgaaggggcacatgcacccgaatgtttatagcagcaatgtctacaatagccaaactatggaaagaacctagatgtccatcaacagatgcacNNNNNNNNNNNNNNNNNNNNNNNNNNNNNNNNNNNNNNNNNNNNNNNNNNNNNNNNNNNNNNNNNNNNNNNNNNNNNNNNNNNNNNNNNNNNNNNNNNNNctctggaagacagcatggaggttcctcaaaaagttgaaaatagaactaccctatgacccagcaatcacactactgagtatttaaaccaaagatacaaacgtagtgatctgaaggggcacatgcacccgaatgtttatagcagcaatgtctacaatagccaaactatggaaagaacctagatgtccatcaacagatgaaacctagatgtccatcaacagatgaatggataaagaagatacggtatatatatatacacacacacacacacacacacacacacaatggaatattactcggccatcaaaaaatgaaattttgccattctcAACAAAGTGGTGGAActagatattatgctaagcaaaataagtcaatcagagaaagacaattatacagTCTCACATAGGAGGAGTTTaggaaacaaggcagaggatcctagggaaaagaggaaaaaatgaaacaagatgaaccagagagggaaacaaaccataaaagtctcttaatctcaggaaacaaactgagtgttgctgggggtgggagagggatggggtggctgggtgatggacactggagagggtatgtgctatggtgagcattgtatattgtgtaagactgaggaatcacagacctgtatccctgaaacaaataatacattatatgttaataataacaaaaataaagattctaaactttaaaaaaaaaggcattttagcTCCTAAGAGTAAATGCTATTCAAACATTTCTAATTCAAAAAAGAATCTTTGCTTTATATTTGCCTGAAGGCTTTTACAGATAAACTGAAAACATTAACTCAGCAAGTATTTGTTGATTATCTAGTGGATCCCAAGCACTGTGGAAGGTACTGGGAATAAAGTGGCAAGCAAGATGAGGTGGCTCTGGCCAATGGAACTTCCCCCAGTGGTGGAACTGTTCTATATTCACACTATCAGATGTAGCAGACATCTGAAATGTAGCTACTGCAGCTAAGAAattgactttttcattttatttaattatctttaataacatttaaatagCTGTGTGTTGCTGATGACTATATATTGGATAGCACAGGTCTAGaggaaatgacagaaaatgaaCAGGTAGAAAATTAGAGCTTTCTAAGTAAATAAAGGAGGTCTCTGAGGAAAACATCagtacaaaaaatgaaaagatagcggtataggggcacctgtctggctcagtcgatagagcacatgactcttaatctcagggttgtgagttcaagccccatgctgggatGGAGACTACTTaagattttttcaaaatgtgggcacctgggtggctcattgggttgggccactgccctcggcttgggtcatggtctcggggctctggaatcaagccccgcatcgggctctctcctcagtggggagcctgctccctcctccacctctgcctgcctctctgcctacttgtgatctctgccaaatagataaataaaaccttttaaaaaaaattaaaaaactgtttttagtTAAATGAGATAGTAGTATAAAGTATGAGTTGGGTGGGATTGTCAGTAGACAAAATGGAATGTATTATGGAGTACCTATTATATTCCAGATATACTGTTAGGTACTAACTATGAAGtagttaataaaattttcttagaatAGCTTAGTAGCCAAAAGATTAACCATAGATAGTCCATTTATCTTAAGTCCAGATGTCTCTATACAAGAAACCAATTTATGCATCTATACGCGTAATTATCACAGATCTATTATCCCTTATCAACAGtttcaaaatccaaaatttttgaaaactaaaggGTTTCATGAAGCTTATAACAAACGCAGCAGTCAAACTTGGCCCAATATGACATAAAGTATCAATATTCTTTACACCATTTAGTGTGAATATCCTTACATACAGTGCAGAAATTCGATGTGTTTGATTATGGGACTTGATTATGGCCGAAGGGGTTGAAAGGAACTTTCTAGAGTGATGGGATACTTTTGACTTTGATTGTGGGGCATGAGGGCATGCAATTGCCTAAACTCACAGGGTATTCTTAAAGTGGATGTGTtttgttatatgtcaattatacttcattaaagttggttttttaaaaatatttatttatttggcagagatcccaagtaggcagagaggcaggcagagagggggaagcaggctctctgctgagcagagagccccatgcaaggctcgatccctggatgctaggatcatgacctgagctgaaagcagaggctttaacccagtgagccacccaggcgcccctaaagttggttttaaaagaaaaaaaaatttttttaagaaaaaagttttttagggcgcctgggtggctcagtgggttaagccgctgccttcggctcaggtcatgatctcagagtcctgggatcgagtcccgcatcgggctctctgctcagcggagagcctgcttccctctctctctctcttcctgcctctccatctacttgtgatttctctatgtcaaataaataaataaaatcttttaaaaaaaaggttttttaaattatttatcctCAATTCCAAACTACACTGATATTCAGTGGTTTCTAATAAGGGAATATAGATCAGTGTCACTTTCAACATATCCTAAATAATGTCAAACcacctaaaaattaaaatcaaccaCTAAAATCATCTGCTGGTGGTAGTCAGGGTTCAGTTACTTTTCCTCTGGCAACAAGATTTATTTGCCTCTATAATAGTTGTTTTTGTAATTAAAGGATAGAAGTAGGAGCGCCTGcatggttcagtctgttaaggaTCTAATTTGATTTCGGtccaggttgtggtctcagggttgtgagacggaGCCTATTGTCAGGCACTGCGCTCTACAGGGAGTCTACTCAAAAATtatctccttctgcctcagtccCCTTCCTCTGTTTGCACAAGTTCACATGCCcatgtgctctctaaaataaataaatctttaaacaaaaaaagaagtggagGGTTCTCTATAACGCTCTGATCTACAGTGTCTCTCCCCCCACCGcccatctgttttttttctgaggttttattattatttttttaatttaaaaaagattttatgtatttatttgtcagagagagagagagggcacaagcagacagagtgg of Mustela nigripes isolate SB6536 chromosome 1, MUSNIG.SB6536, whole genome shotgun sequence contains these proteins:
- the LOC132003703 gene encoding collagen alpha-1(I) chain-like yields the protein MGEKGESLQGTRGGDLRRAELTLRVRAVELRDTRPPPSGPGVSPQPPALRPCATPDRLTPEQAPPRRRSLAWSAAAPGSVPHAGDRRPHDALRARRPPHSAPPGRPSRTALAAPAPAAPTRARRRLLVRSGTAREPEADKVTRRVRARGRPPSPRRSERSGSPRARRSRKADTEGGRSRARRPQHSRPAGLREAQPRRQRPAGRARGEARPAPPAARPVERPGHASDGARVTWGRGVLRALRSDARLGLPRGGPRRRGRGGAKEAGRGAGPAEERGGRRGARGRGGPGVLWDAAVEWRWARDFEQTRVCVSEAPPPPLLLGAEGARREEQAAAPPAALVSVSPGGGDLWAGGRAGGAGPPRRVVARAEGAGPPPAGARAGGARRGAAESGNLRAGGRRAASSGRGGRGGLPARPLPAGARLGGCHPAGPALARPSAPRGRREDGFRRLLTRTLRGPRSRLSPRVPGSRFCCCVISSQRRSPRCPPPLLPPPFVCARGPAAGRPEPGRATVNSWRGRSEVWRRGTAGLGGSGTPGRSGRARRGAAGSRTGSSPRRRQGVGRPVRRPPRPADTGRPRGPWRPVLGRETPRGGRGRAGGPGLSRGGFGVAGASRTQQTGPTRVPSHVGSRVVGLPGTMNTLVPSRGHSAAGGAGGTLCEPSCGATRCARADAPGGLGSRRPRTVGRPAGDSGQRRDFRASAAVTPQRVPTSERRRPGGTRDAGPAAWLGSAFGTGARRVWAASSRAPGPATADWVWGQGGRGGTPASCPAPRVGPRRGEPRAPSSSPQVACLRTRDFGFFIVLPGGSAARKRAGPGARPPCGRRGPAEAPPSAAGRAVSASARGPPRAFEAAAAAAAPGPRSAPAGAGWRATRPAGAPERGQSQPRRAPSRPGPPGAPTAERREEEAAAAGGTRLPPAFGPRQLRLSVASQPPPPTPISWIWRLSRVTRCGAQTPGSEGPAAAAPPRVAVRVRRAGRPRGWRRGVVGAVVPQDGASRRFARELPRGTERLCGRRSWPRFNVVGVPEDASVSGIVRQIPREPGCGSPRRGPRASPAVAAGGSVAGARGADWKCGRRVCGGRGCPRPRFPRRRDVSVTCGAAFPGPEKPAQGLSRAGRVRDRTVVGASRGGPRKRRFAVCETLPSRAWVRFGSVPTAFMVPRWVRVSRLRSSW